The genomic DNA ACGTTCGCGATGAGTTGCTTCGTGAACTCGCGGGGCGCAGGCGCACATCGGGCGCATGATCGACGTGATCGTCCGTCCCTTGGCAGAGGCGGACGTTCGAGACGCGGCGTTTTGGTATGAGAGCAACCGCGAGGGACTGGGAGCAGAGTTCACCCTGGAGTTGGACGCACTTTACGAGCGCATCGCCCAAAATCCTCGGCAGTTCCCCGCAATCGAGGAGGAAACGCGGCGAGCGTTGCTGCGTCGATTTCCATACGCCGTGTATTTCGTTATCGGCGACGACGTGCCCGTCATCATCGCGGTGCTGCACCAGCATCGCAGACCAGACGCGTGGCGCGAGCGGCGATGAGCCACGCTAACCCGGCGATGGAGATCGACGCGAACAGAACGCGCGGTTCATCGCCAAGACGTTAGGCGCACAGAGGTAGCGAGTTCTCATGGAGGTAGGGAAATGGGGACGATGGTACGTTTCTTCTCGGAGGTTGATGAGGCCAACGACGCGCAACTTCCTCGCTGCGGGTTCGGGACGGATTCGTACCAAGAGTACCATCGTCCCTATTCATACTGCCCCTGATAGAGTCCGTTCCAGATCGCAGGGCTCGGTGCTATGAGGAGATCATGACGGTGAAGGTCAATCTCACACCCGAACTGGAAGAACGTCTGCGGCACGAAGCAGAGCGCAACGGG from Candidatus Binatia bacterium includes the following:
- a CDS encoding type II toxin-antitoxin system RelE/ParE family toxin, which gives rise to MIDVIVRPLAEADVRDAAFWYESNREGLGAEFTLELDALYERIAQNPRQFPAIEEETRRALLRRFPYAVYFVIGDDVPVIIAVLHQHRRPDAWRERR